CCTCAAGTACAGCAGCAAGAAGATTCCCGCCCGGGTGGTCCGCAGCTACCGCAAGCAGGAGCCGAGCTTGGGCTGCCCCCTCTCTGCCATCCTGTGAGTGGGGTCGGGGGAGGATGCAAGCTGGTGGGTGGCTCATCCTCGTTCAAGGGGAGGCTTGGTGGACACGACTAGGATGAGCTTGctaacccccccacccaaccccgacCCTCAGGTTCTCACCCAAGAAGCAGTCCCTGCCCGAGCTGTGTGCCGACCCCAAGGAGGCCTGGGTGCAGCAGCTGATGCGCCTCCTGGACCAGCCTCCCGCCCTCCGAGAGACGACCAAGGGCTGCCGGAGAGACAAGTCTGGCAAGAAAGGGAAGGGCCCCAAAGGCTGTAAGAGGTGAGGCCGCCCCAGGGACGCGGGAGGAGCGGGAAGCTGGGAAGCTCCATCAACCCCTCACACTTCTCTTCTGCCTTCCTAGGACCAAGCAGTCAGGTACCCCAAAAGGGCCATAATAGCTCTGTGACCAGCCTGGAGCCCAGGACCACCCTCCCTTCCCCGACAGCTTCACCCGGGCTTGGaaccccaccccaagggacaagaagtgggcctggagagagaggagatttGAGTCCCCCCACAGCCACCCCTGCTGGCCTTGCCTCACCCCTTCTCCTGTAATACCCACCCCATCTGGCTTCCTGGTACCCCCTGCATGGCTGAGCAGTGCCCAGGCCAGGCCCTGGGAGACAGAGGAGGCAACATATCCTGGAAGTCTGAGAGGAGGCAGCAGGACTGTCCGCCTGTGAGGAATGGTTACTCGGGCTCTGGACCTGCCTTTGCACCCTCCACGCCCCACTTCTTCCTTGTAAATAGGGAGCAGATGTACCCGAATAAAATGCTTTCAAACCTCCACCAGTCCTgggcctgtgtgcgtgtgtgtataggGCTCCCCGACCCTCTTTACTTGGGGTTCAGGCTGATCAATTCTATGTTCTCAGCTCTCCCTGCGTTTCCTTGCCTCCGGATGCACAGACTTGAAGGGAATGAATGTGGCAGGACCACTCCTCGTCTTTGAGAAATTCTGGGCATTAGGGGGACAGTGGACCCgaagcgcgcgcgcgcgcacacacacacacacacacacacacacacacccctacctcctgcccccccacccccacccccgcccctcaagGCTCAGCAGGCTCCTGAGACTCAGAGAGATTCCTTTCCTCTCCTGCCAGGGAGTGAGCGCCAGCTCCTTCCCTAGTGCTGCCAGGAAGTAACTCCCCTTTCCATGGGACCCATAGAATgaaaactccccccacccccccacacccctcagggAGGCTGCAGCCTGGACCCCACAGTAACCAGGACCTCCTGGTTACTAACCAGGTTAGTAACCTGGTTACTAACCAGGTTAGTAACCAGGAGGTCCTGGTTACTGTATAACACAGACCTTACCGCCCACCACGGCTCTGCCCAGCAGCCCCTCTGCACCACATTCTCTGCCAAAGGCCTAAGAGACCCCCCCCCATTCCCCCATCAGTGGAGCAGCGGTTCTGACCTCTCCTCTCTGCGTCATGCAGTCCTGTGCTCTTCATGCCTGCTGGACCCCACTCCCTCTGCTTCTTTTGGAAGCCTGGAAGCTCCTACTTGAGAGCCTCCAAGGCTGTGCCTAGCATGACAGGGGGCAAGATGTGGTGGCTGGACCACAAATCGGGCTCTTGTGCGTGTGAGGAATGCAGCCTTGCCTCCTGAGCTGTCTTCCCAGCCCCGAGAATTacagtcttgtttgtttgtttgtttgggggccacatccagcactgctcagaggctattcctggctctgtgtttgggggtggggggcgggtgtcactcctggcaatgctaaggacCCATATAAGGTTTTGGGTTCAAAACAGAATCGAGGGTCAACCCTGAGCAAGGCAAGAGATTTAACCCCTGtcactatctccagcccccaagaatgaCTGTGTTGAAATGTTTCTCCATGAACTTGACTCCATCCCCAAGTGTCCGCTCCAGAGCACTGGAGAGGTTCCACTCCTGGGGCCCCACTGGCCCTGCCAAGGGCCCTACAGAGGTCAGAGAATATCTAGGGGCAGGGAGACAtgtttctccccacacccccacacccccaacactCACCCCCACTGGTCTCCCCAGGGCTCCTGGCAGGAAGGAGTCTCGGACTCCTAGCTCGGCTCCCCGTTTGAGACATGGAGACTCAGATGTGCGAGCTCTGGGCTTCTCCCTGCCCCTGAAGGCctcaccccaccaccccagcctgtgcCTTAGGACCTCTAGAGCCCGTTGCCCAAGTAGCTGGACCATCCGTCTCCTCCGAGGTCTTGCCAAATtttctcccaagccctgcccccagcccccagcccctccaggccaTAACCTTCCTTCAAGTTTACTTTGGACTTAGACAAAAGGCAGACGGGCCCTTGACATCAGGATGCCTCTGTCCTCAGCTGACCAAAAACCCTTGCCTGTTTTCAAGCGatgggagaaagagaacaaacaaaACGCTGTATTTCCTTAAATCATCCTGCCACACTTGGCTGCCTGGCGTTTGTCTTGAGTCCTGTCCTGAGCAGGCCAGCAATGTATCAGCACTGATTTTTACCgccagcgttgctcagggaacAAGGGGCCGCTCTGAGGCCTTCCTCTTCCACAAGGCCACCCTGTTCTTGCTCCTTTCTGCAAGATGTGGGCTTGGGAGCAGTTAGGGAGCTGGGAGGCCCAAAGGGCCACTTTTGGTGATACTCAACTAACAGGACCAGGTGGTTCAGAGCTTGGGcaaagtggtgctggggggctctAGGGGCCTCACCTATCAGTTTTTGGGGATTAGGATGTTCTAGAGATCCAAACCAGGGCCACCCACATGTCTGTATGTGCTCCGTCCCTTTCAGCTACCTCCTGAGCTCCCAGGCTACTCTcagtgtggtgctcaggagctgctcctggtggtgctcagaggaccatacagtacccgggatcaaacccaggccacctACGTGCAAAGCAcgtcctccagccctttgatgcATCCCAATCTAGGAtgtatcgtgtgtgtgtgtgtgtgtgtgtgtgtgtgtgtgtgtgtactttggggccccacctggcaatgctccagggttgcttctggctctgtgctcaggaattactcctagcagtgctcggtggaccagatgggatgcctaGATCAAACTtgggacagccacgtgcaagataaactccttacccactgtattttctctttggcctccgcttcatatttttattgttaaataatacAGGGAGCTGGGAAGACAGCTGcaatggcagagcacatgcctaccATGTGTGAGGCACCCAGTTCTATCCTGGCACCAgcacctgtgagcactgccagtgaaGCACCTCATGGCCCCCAGCAACACAGGATGTAGACATggagaccccagcaccaccagcccaGCACTACAGCCACTTGggtccctgaaaactgccaggttccatccttattatttttttttttttagggaagaatttttttttttttctctctgggtcacacctggcgatgcacaggggttactcctggctctgcactcaggaattaccccctgacggtgctcaggggaccatatgggatgctgggaatagaacccgggtcagctgcgtgcaagacaaacaccttacccgctgtactatttctccagcccaggttccatctttATTAACAAACAGAAATAGAGGACTGAGAGATCGTAAAagaggtagggaatttgccttgctccaggccaacctggattcaattcccagcatcccatagggtcccccaagcaccacaaagagtaattcctgtgttcagagccaggagtaacccctgagcatggctcaaatacagatacacaccaaatttttaatagaaataaataataatgatgatgtataattattttatacaaaataaaaaggaaatttccaGCAACACCCAGTCAGGTATAGCACAACTAAAAAgatgtgagggctggagggatagtatagtgggtagggcgtttgccttgcacatgagcaacccgggttctatctctggcatcccatatggttccctcagcactggcaggagcgattcctgagtgcagagccaggagtaagtcctgaacatcaccaggtgtgacccaaaaattaaaacaacaacaacagagatGGGAGAGATGCAGTAGGTAGagtacctgggttcaatccccaacaccccatatggttccccaagcaccaccaggagtgatttccaggaataaccattgctgggtgtgagccaaaaactaaaaaacaaacaaacccagatGTGTGACCTGAGAGCTAGAGAGAGCAAGCCCTGGATAGAGCTGTGTGACACTTTGAGCACCACAGCCACAAATGCATGAATGTTGTGTCTCAGCAAAAGAGTGTCACCCCAGCAAGGATGTGTGAGTCTGCCACAAAAGGCATGCAAACCTCATGTGCAACCTGATGGGCACacagctttaaaaataaagaaatatgggctggagcaatagtacagcgggtagagcgtttgccttgcacgcggccaaccggggttcgattcccagcatcccatatggttccctgagcaccgccaggggtaattcctgagtgcagagccaggagtaacccctgtgcattgccgggtgtgacccaaaaaaaaaaaaaagaaagaaagaaatgaataaaaaataaataaataaactatgccACCctgccagaggccagagagatagcacagcagataggacacttccCTGACACGCTGCCCCCTGGAGTTCAATCACCAATACCccgtatggtgccctgaacactgccaggaattgtaatccctgagcacagctggatgtgcacccaaacaacaacaaataataacaaagcaAAACGAATcaatgggggctggaatgatagcacagtgggtagggcgtttgccttgcacgcggcagacccgggttcaattcccagaatcccatatgttcccctgagcaccaccaggagtaattcctgagtgcagagccaggagtaacccctgtgcagcgccaggtgtgacccaaaaagcaaaaaaaaaaaaaaaaatgaatcaataggTGAGCCCCTGGACCTGAATGCACAATCAcgcattttgttttgggggtcacaggcagtgctcaggggttactaccaCCAGCGAGAAGCTCACTACCCGGGCTGGGCCTCCCTGGTAGGAGGCTGGGATCTGGAACATTGTCAACTGAAATTGCTGCGGGCTGCTCTGGTAACCAGAAGTGGAATCCCATTCCCCTTCTACCGTCTGCCATGGCTGTTCAGGCAAGCTCCCAACGCTGGGTGTCTTTCCTGGCTCCAGCATGCAGAGACACTGCATTCTCGGTGGCAAACCAAAACAGCCCCGAGGTTCTCTATGTCCTTGCAGACTTCTTGCCTTAGAGCCGTGAATTTCTACTGTCTAATCCCATTTTAGAAGATGAACTGAAATTGTGGCCTGAAATTGCAGGGAAGGGACTCGCTGGAAGGTGTGCAGCTGGAGCAGACCCTCCTCTGCAACCTCCAGGGCCTCCCATCTGCCCCCTCTTCAGAGCGCGCCCTGGGTCCCCATCTGGCAGGACGTGCATGCAGATGGGCGGCCCCGCGTGCCCGAGAACCTGGTATATAATTCTAGGAGGCCGAAGGAAATTGAATTCAGCCCGCAAATTTGCGGTCAGCCAACGAGGACCAACGGCGGTGCTGCCGCCATCTGGTGGCAGAACGAGGCATGAGCAGCTCTGCAGGCATGGGATGGcgaggtgggaggggggctgaCGTGACAGGGGGCCAGGGAGTGCGCAATCCACACACATCACAAATACACAACTCACACTCATCTCTCACCATACACAAACACCACATCATAAGCACACACCATATCATTCACCACACACTCCGCACCACtcatcatacacacatacataacacacaacacacacagatcACGTAccatacacaccccacacacatgacatatcacacagacacaccactaCCATGCACACActccacaccacacacaaaaaaacacatcATATGCATACACCACAGAATACTCCATACATATACTTTCTTGTTGTCTCAGAAGATCTTTTAtttagcccggcaagctaccgagagtatcaagcccgaaaggcagagcctggcaagctacctgtgcgtattggatatgctaaaaacagtaacaataagtctctcaatgagagacattactggtgcccgctcgaacaaatcaatgagcaacaggatgacagtgacagtgatattttatttttataaagttgttcacaatcatttattgcattcaatattccaacaccaatcccaccatcattataccttcccaccaacatgatttctaattttcccaccagCACCCAAGCCTGCACCCAAAAGCAGGtagcaaataatttattttgtgttgcttgttataaataatctgctaaaaatgatccaaaaaagattttcttagaggaaagtgtgtgaagattgttgtatctcaagtCCTCGTATAAGAGATTACCGACATGTCATTACAGATTGAACCTTGTGTGTTAGCCTTTTTTGTTTATCGAGATCAGTTGCTTCTTCTTCACACCCCATCAAACAcaatgtgctactcttggttcaTAAGTggagtagagtatgagatgtcactccaggaattctaaaattttaaattgggtgATACAACtagaggtgactttggggtccagaagcatctctaaagcttgttgctctcttccggggtTTAtctttgagtctctggatcattgcCACTAATGAACTTACACGGCATCAGGGGCAGTTAGAGGGCATCCTTCACACACATActtcacacacaccacactgctCATCAGACACACATATTTCACATACACactccacaccacacacacacacacaccacataccttACAAACCATTCACCATACACACACAACTGCACACACCACACTACTCTACACGACACAGTTCGAGATAcatacattcattcattccacaaaTACTAAGCATCTAGACAAGGTCCTCTCCCCGCAACCATCCACTCCCTTACACCCCACCTCTAGCTGTCTTGGTAGACTGCCCAGGTCCAGctgtcaccaccatcaccacccccaGTAGCCCAAGAGTCCTCCATCCAGGATCTCCACACAACCCACCCCCACAACCACCATAAATTTGGTGAGAAGGGGACCATGGAAGTTAGGAGGAGGGTGGGACTAGAGGGGGTCCCTAGTCCCACTAGTGGGATCTACCCTGGGCTGGAACCAGACTGAACTAAGGCTCACATCAAAACAGGATCCCCACAAAAGCAGCCTGTTGGAGAAGAGGGTGGAGCCCGTGAAGGCAGAGCACACAGGGCTCTGTGGGTTGGGAACTGTTTCAAGCCCATCTTGCTGGCCTCTGCCCTTCCCTACCCCCACCAGTCACTACAGAGCTACGGAGGTGCTTAAACCTGCCATGCAAGGGCCCTGCGATCTCTCTGCCTTTTCAGAACACCCTGAGGATGCCCTCCTTCCCTGATTCCTCTTCAGTTCCCAGATCTGACCATTAGAGCCCCTATCAGCACTCAGTGGTGATAGGTGATCTCGTTGCCTTCTGGCTTTAAAAACCATCCATATGCTCCCAAATTCCTATCTTCAGCTAGAATTTCTCCACTGAACTCTGGGCTCATATTACTAACTACCTCCTCAACACTTCCCCATATAGGTCCAAAATGCAGCTTTATCCTAACAAGTTAAAACAAGGTTCCTGATCTTCCCACAAGCTCACTCTTCTGCAGTCAGCCGCATCTTGGTAAATATAACTCCATCCATCTCATTATTCAAGCCAAAAATACTGCAGTATCtttgccttctctttctctccctctccctccctccctcactccctccctttctctctctctctcttccctctccctctctctttccctttggctCTCACTCACTCAtaaaccctctctctctcttccagtaCTGAACCCCTCAGCAAAACCCATTTACTGACTTGGGCTGGGGAGAGCACAAAGGGCAGGAGCATAtgtaggaagcccaggtttgatctctggcactgcatcgTCCTTTGAACAATAAGTTGGGAGAACGTCCCAGTTGTGGTTccaggtgtgtttttttttttttaatcccaatgACCTACCTTCAAAATGTAGCTTATGTGAAGAAGGGAGCAAGGGAGGTAGCCTTGAGAAAACTAACTTCTCTCTTCATCCTAACTCAGCCACCTGGGGAAATGCCTAGTATGGGTCAGGACTGGTAAAATCTTCAAGAAGCACCTGTATGACATGGACGCTCATGTCCCACAAGCCCTATGAGGCAGCACTCGGGTTGTGCCTGAAGATCTAGACACACAGGTAGGGTCCCACCACAGAGACACTGGGAAGCTGTAGACTGGGGTGGAGCAAGGAATTCCCTTTGCAAGAATAGGAAGGTCTGCCCTAGCCCCAGCACAGGCATTTCAGAAACCTCACTGAAAAGCATTTCAGTGGgccagagtcatagcacagcagcaggtagggcacttaacttgcacaCGGTTTACctagggtcaatccctggcaacaatatggtcccctgagccccaccaggagtgaactctgagcactgctgggcgtgatccaaaagccaaaaagaaaaatgaaggagagaagagtttcagagaaacaaaagaatcaagtaaaatagctttatttcaaaatttttacttagagaaataggagagggagacacagagagaaagagacagagagagagagagaggcatttCAAGAAAGATCACGGAGGGCCTGGAGCAAGAGTACAACaggtatagtgcttgccttgcacatggccaacccaggttcaatccccagtaccccatatggtcctccaagcccaccaggagtgatccctgagcacagaaccaggagtaagacctaagcatcgctgagtgtgactgccccccaccaaaaaacaaaaaaaggattcagagcaggagccagagagctagtgtaGGGGTGGAAGGGGGTAAggtcatgcatgtggccaactcatgTTTGATCCCTGTACCCATGTCAAAGCTTTTTGCAACTTTGTCCTTTGTCTTTCCAAAAAAAACTTAGAGAGTGAAGAAtcctgagcttctactaacacgtctccggtatgtggggacccgGACTGTTTCTCCAAACCACATGAGGGCACTGGAACCGGGAGGCTCCAGCCGCCCCTAAAGCTGGAAGTCACCCCTTCAACCCGTCCCCAGCGCCATcctgccacactcagcagtgaagaatcctggccagcgggcaccgcaagccggagaatgctccggaccccagaccaggtcAATAATACCGGGGTgtcccagacggagaaggtgcagagtccccaccttctccagatggaatcccagcgacactgagcttctactaacacagctccggtatgtggggacccgGACTGTTTCTCCAAACCGCACAGCCGCTCATGCGGCCACAcatcctttcctgatatacaaaaaatctctcatgaacggctcctccgcccctgagcggccatgatcccagaggcacacaaaccaatctcaaaatgcagcagctgctggcagaaatactcctggactgtgaactaagctatggccccgtacagccccgggaggggaagggtttttgtccctcagccttttcccctttgcggcagcatggcgaccgccacctttcagagccaattggacagagaggtaggagcttgcagtgatggggcacgcaGGGAATCTCACACAATGGGTGGGGCagaccggccctgctccccacccaaatgagaccctgagcggctgCCCAGGAACCAGCTCCTCctctcctaacagccatgattccagaggcacaaaaaccaatctcggaatgcagtggctgctggcagaaatacctctggatttaattactaaaataccagaattccaaaaccatgcagccactTTCGTGatcatgcaacatcatatgctcttcattatcagcaatagaaaacaaataatctaacgatgcctttttggcagctctgattgttggggggtgggggggaattccaaataataatagtggggtttctgtcgaaaattgaatgtaatcaaagtaaagagagggtaaagtgaaaatcatctgccacacaggcagggtggggagtgggagggaggtatactggggttcttgctggtggaacatgtgcactggtgaagggatggctgttggatcattgtatgactgagacttaatcctgaaggctttgtaactgttctcacgatgattcaataaaaaattaaaaaataaaaaaacttagaaACGTTTTGGGGTTAGAAAAAGATAAatggcagtactcctacattaaggggagggggagaaaagaaaactaaagaaataagGATCGTGATTCTTTGCATTCAGGCAATCACTGTATAAGTGCATATGATCGTGTATGTGATCTGTATTCTCTCAGTCtttatttgcaaatatataaataaatcattttccaTATTcctctgtggaaaaaaaaaaaagaaaaagctaaacTGAACTGGGCTGAGGGTTGGAGCCCTCTCCCTGGGAAAAGCTGCTCCATGCATTGCATTCTGTTGGCTCTGATCAAGTCAAAGTGGAACCTAGAGGATACTTTTGCACTGATGACCGATGAGGACCTGACCAGACAGGCCCGGCTAGTGGAGACTGCACAGTAGAGTCCAGTTCAACCTTCAGTCTCCTTGCTCTGCTCTTTCTTACATTACTAAACTCCACAACTCCATGGTGGTTCTCTGCCATTTTCTAAACAGGCAATCAATATGCTTTGTACATTCCTCAGTTGCGCATGCTCACTGCTCTCCCTCATGAATATATGGAAGTTTATTGAAAAACTACTAATATGTGTATACACAGTTACATCACCCAACCTCTGCTGGGCATAAAGCCAGACCCACTACTCCCTCTTTGAAGTTGTTTTCCAGGCTGTGCCGGCGGATATCCTTCCCAAGTTGTTTTATTGCCAATAAGGgcgtcttttcttttctttttttttttattttttgtggggcgAGATGAGGtttgaccatacc
The nucleotide sequence above comes from Sorex araneus isolate mSorAra2 chromosome 1, mSorAra2.pri, whole genome shotgun sequence. Encoded proteins:
- the CCL21 gene encoding C-C motif chemokine 21, whose protein sequence is MTPWRILSLLVLLLGCCTPGTQGNDGGAQDCCLKYSSKKIPARVVRSYRKQEPSLGCPLSAILFSPKKQSLPELCADPKEAWVQQLMRLLDQPPALRETTKGCRRDKSGKKGKGPKGCKRTKQSGTPKGP